One genomic window of Candidatus Neomarinimicrobiota bacterium includes the following:
- a CDS encoding RDD family protein, whose protein sequence is MRKLEGTPLASFRKRAIAFGIDIVIAFLLFVLGLFLVGIIIWYRATRGEFTSYSFRFDPGAWYGRLIVQLLVPILYFGLSTYLLNGQTPGKKMLKIRVISLVHEKITFWDALERALGYGLSLVELGFGFWQYFTHPNHQTAEDCLAETIVIDDRGLARD, encoded by the coding sequence ATGAGAAAGCTGGAAGGGACCCCGCTCGCCAGCTTTCGAAAGCGAGCTATTGCTTTTGGAATAGATATCGTCATTGCATTTCTGCTCTTTGTTCTTGGTCTATTCCTGGTCGGGATAATCATCTGGTATCGGGCTACGCGGGGAGAGTTCACGAGCTATTCATTTCGTTTTGATCCCGGAGCGTGGTACGGGCGGCTTATCGTCCAGCTGCTGGTCCCGATTCTCTACTTCGGCCTGTCCACTTACTTGCTGAACGGTCAAACACCGGGTAAGAAAATGCTGAAGATCAGGGTAATCTCGCTGGTGCACGAGAAAATAACCTTCTGGGACGCCCTTGAGCGCGCCCTGGGCTATGGCCTTTCGTTGGTGGAGCTGGGCTTCGGATTCTGGCAATACTTCACCCATCCCAATCATCAAACTGCCGAAGACTGCCTGGCAGAAACCATCGTCATTGATGACCGGGGATTGGCGAGGGATTAG